The segment GTACTCTTAGTAGTATCTGTGATTGTTTGTAAGGCATATTTTTCAAACTGTGTTTTGGTCACCATCATGACAGGAACTCCTCCGATTTTAAATCCAATCATTTCTGGAGCATCACGCAAGGCCTCAAAGCCTAATGCACTGAAAAATGCCTTTGTTTTTGTTAAATCTCTTACGGGCAGATTGAGCCACAACTCTTGTTTCATAGTTTTGTTTGTTTTTGTTTTATCAAAAATCCGAAAAATGATTGTCAATTATACTGTGCTGATACGACATTGTGAGGGGTTGATCGCGACACGATTAGTTTGTAGCTTGCTTGTATGAAGCACATCTCTATTCTTGTACCAGAAGGTGACACCAGTCTCAGCAATCTAGAGGCTACATACAAAATGTTTACCATGACCAATGGTCATTTAGCACGCGTCGGTCAATCGCAACGCTTCGATGTACATCTGGTAGGCCTCACCAAACGAAACCAACTGAGCAACGGTATATTTAGGATCCATCCAGATACGACTATTGATGAAGTGAGCAAGACAGATCTTATCATTATTCCTGCTATTCATGGAGACATTCATACGGTTTTGAAACTCAACCAGGCATTTATTCCATGGATTGTAGGTCAATATGCGAAGGGAGCTGAAGTGGCTAGCCTATGCATAGGCGCTTTTTTGCTGGCCAAAACGGGTCTACTAGATGGAAAGAACTGTGCGACACATTGGTTGATGACCAAGGAGTTTCGAGATATGTATCCAGACGTCAACCTAGTGGATGACAAAATCATCACTGACGAACAAGGTATCTACACGAGTGGGGGTGCTTATTCCTCTTTGAACCTCAACCTGTACCTCATCGAGAAATTTGTTAACAGAGACATGGCCATACTTTCTTCAAAAATCTTTGAAATCGACATCAACCGACACAGTCAATCTCCCTTCATCATTTTTAAGGGACAGAAAGATCATGAGGATGAGGTCGTAGTACAAGCTCAGGAATATATCGAAACCCATTTTGCTGAAAAAATCAGTATCGATGAACTTTGTGATCGCTTTTCTACTGGTAGACGGACCTTTGAACGGAGGTTCAAAAAGGCCACTTCAAACACCATTGTGGAATATTTACAGCGAGTAAGGGTCGAAGCAGCCAAAAAATTGTTAGAATCTGACCGAGCAGGTGTCAATCAAGTCATGTATGAAGTAGGCTATACAGATACGAAGGCATTTAGGGAGCTATTCAAAAAGATTGCTGGCATGTCACCTTTGGATTATCGCAATCGGTATTGCAAGCAGGCGGTCATGAATCCTACCATCGGGTAGTGGGCTAAAAAAGAAAAAGCCCCGACTTGATCAGGGCTCAGTAATGAAAAAAAAGTTTGTATATCTTAAAATTAAATCGCTCGTACACTCACAGCGTTCAATCCCTTTTTACCTTCCTTTAATTCAAATTCGACATGGTCGCCTTCTTTTACATCGTCAACCAAACCTGAGACATGTACGAAGTACTCTTTTTTTGTGTCACTATCAATAACAAAACCATATCCCTTGGATTCGTTAAAGAACTTTACTGTACCGTTATTCATTGTATTAGTTATAAAATTAGATTAGAAAGGTAAACTTATTTTTTTACTATCCATAAAATATGAAAATAATTCCTGTCTAAAAGACTATAATTTAACATCAATTTTACTCGGAATGGCGGTTATTAAACTATTTTATAAACTTGATTAAGAGACTACTAATGAGGTTATCTCATGATCATTAATCAATGACTAGTAATGGAATTTTGCTGTGTAATGCTAAAACTTTGGTTAATTTCCCTTTAGAAGGAGGGTTGTGTACAGCATGTATTCTTGGAATGATCGCCAAGGTATCAATTTGATGAGCTAATACATAGGTGTTGATTCCGTCTTCAATGTCACTGTTTTTTGGAAAGGAATAGTGATAATCCAAATTATCTAAATAGTATTCCATCGTACTTTCCTTTTTGAGCGACGCAGGACCTTGAATTTGATTTTCAGTGTCAATTTTGAGTAAGTGTACTTTGGCATTGTACCATTTGGCTATGTCATGAAAAAATCGAAGTCCTGCAGGACTATCCCATTCATTTTCGTCTAATGCCATAGCTATGTTGCGTAATTGAAAACCATGAGTGTTTTCTGGGATGATCCAAACAGGACAATTTACTTTTTCCAAAATTTCTACTGTGTGAGTTTTATTGTTTGTGTTTTCACTGCCACCAGTACCCATGATGATTAAATCTACTTTCAATTTTTCTTTGAGTTGGATAATGTTATCTGCCAATAGACCTGTAGTGACAAGAACTTCGCATGGGATACCAAAGGGCTCAAATAGATCTGAAGCTATTTGATCAAGTTTATATTCCACTTCTGTCAATTGATTTTTGTCAGAAGACACATTGAGTAAAGTGTATTTTATCTTTCGATCTCCTTTGGACATACCGATGGCATATTGTATTGCAGACATTGCACTATTTGAAAAATCAATTGGAATCAGAATGTGATTAATAATGTTCATGGCATTTAGGTTTTGTACAGCACAAATATCCGATCAAAAAGAAAGATTGTTTGTGATCTAAATCATGAGACCATGTGATATATATTATTTGAGGTTTTTACAACAGAATATCGTGATTTATAGAAACCAATTTATATTGTGAGTATGAAAAATGTTCTCTTTTTAGTACTACTGCTATTCAGTATGTCGGGCTGCATGGTGTCTCAAGACAATTGTTGCAAACTATTGATCGAAGCTGAGTCTCAGACTTTTGATGTGATAGTGGTGCCAGGCATCCCGTACGAAAATGGAGATTGGGACATGGTTATGAGAGGCAGAGTGTACTGGAGCAAATATCTGTATGATCGAGGGATTGCCAAAAATATCATGTACTCGGGCAGTTCTGTGTATTCTCCCTATTATGAGGCAAAAATCATGGCATTGTATGCTCAGAAACTGGGTGTGCCTGATAGTGTGATTTATACTGAAATTCGAGCAGAGCACAGCACAGAGAATATTTATTATTCGTATAAAAAATCGAAGAACCTGGGATTTGATAAAATCGCACTGGCAACAGATCCGTTTCAAACCAAAATGTTGAGGAGTTTTATCAAGAAAAAAGTAGACCCCTCGATCGCTTTGATTCCTTTTGTGATCGATACGTTGCGCAAACTCAATACAGACTCCTTGACCATAACCATCAATGATTCATCGGCATTCAATCCAAACTTTGTCTCCATCAAGGAGAGAGAGTCCTTTTGGAAGAGACTGAGCGGAACTAGAGGACACAATCTCAATGAATCCTATTACAGCGATGGGAAGTTGGAGGATGAGGGAATCTAGTAGCGCATCACTGGTGTTTTGTTACTTCCCTACAATATTGAATGCCCCCCAATATTTGGGACTAGGATGGAGTTCTTTGAGTGCCAGTTGCGCTTCTCGGAATGTTACATGCTTGTCTCTGGCGGTTTCGAGTCTTGCATAGAAGTCGCTCATCAACTCCATCGTGGTTTGATCATTGACTTTCCACATACTCATGATCACGGATTTGGATCCAGCGATGAGAAAGGCTCTTTGCAGACCATAAACGCCTTCTCCATTTTCGATTCTACCCATGCCTGTTTCACAGGCTGATAGCACGACCATTTGGGTCTGTGAGAGATTGAGATGCATGGCTTCATAGGCAGTCAAGATTCCATCTTCACCTTCTTGTTTTTTCAATCGGTAGTTGCTCGTGGCACCTGATAGGAACAGTCCAGAGTAGAGCAATGGATTGTCTCTATCCGAAGATTCCTCGAAATAGCCATGCGTAGCTATGTGCAGGATCGTAGGGCTGGAGACTGCTTTGATGGTTCCTTCCAGTGCAGCGTTTCCTGTCAGTACCTTGGTTTTCCATTTCGAGCTTTTGAGCAAAGTGGCGATTTTGTTGACCTCTGAGTAGGTGCCAGGGAGTGGAGTCAGGTACTCCAAGCTAGTAAATGCCCTCGTACCCATCATGTCAATGTTTTCATCAACATCAATCTTAGAATTGGGTTCACTGTCCATCTCAAAACTTGGGAAACCTACCAAAAGCACGTCTCCTCTTTTGGGCAGTTCTGGAGTGGTTTTGAGGAGGTCTCTTGTACTGGTGATCAACCTGATATCCAGCTGATCGATCACGTATTGGTTAGATTGACTGTGGTAGAGGGTGTTGAGATTGATCTTGTGGTAGATGCCATCACCAGCGAAATACGCTTTTTGGATTTGGGCGAGTTTTTCTTTGATCGGAGACCAAAATAAGTCATGGGAGACGCGATCCTCTAGTTCATACTCGATGGCATTGACATAGGCCAAGTAGTGGCGGTTTTCAAGTTCGTTGCCTTGGTCGAGCATCACATAGTCGATCATGTCACGATCACCACGCAGGATCAGGGCGAGGTATTGAACCTGGTCGGTAAAGGAACCTCCCTTGGCAAAGTCATAATTTCTGAATCTCACAATTTCGATGGCTGCTTCATTGGGTTTGAGTTGACCTTTGACCTTCTTCACTAGGTTTTCTTCGTATACCTGATTGGTAGATAGGTTTATATCTGAGCGCAGGAGTTGGGTTTCCAAGCTGTCTATTTGCAGCTGTATTTTATCGACGTTGATGTTTCGAGAGCTTCTTTCTTCTTCGTCAAATGTGATGGATCTGGCCAATAGGTTCTTTTTGGTAATGAGCTGTGTGTATAGCTTTTTTAGGTTTTGATCATCCGAATTCAGAACACTCCTTTGGATTTTGATTGCGTTGTTGAAGAGCAGACCCTTGATCATGAGTTGGTTTTCATACATCTGAGTCAATACTTCTTGATTCATGTTGGTATGATTCACAGCAAAGGAGTTGAAGGATTCGAAATACTGTTTTACCTCCCTGTAGAACAGCAGTTTTCCGTTTTCGTTCATCGCCGGGAAAAAATCCTTGATCTGACCAATGAGGTTGAAATTCAGGGCGACATAGTTGTGATAAGCCAGGTCAATTTGATCGAGATTGACGGTGATGCCTATGTAGTTTTGGATGAAGGGTGTGAGACTCAAATGAATAGGGTTGGACTCTTGTAAACTCTGGAAATAAGGGAAGGACTTTTCTATATATTCATTTGCTTCGTTGTACATCCCCGCCTGATAGTACACTTGTGCGGATCCAAAATCTAGTGCGGATTCCTGGCCCTTCATGTCATGATTTTTTTGTAGGTCAAGCATTTCTTCAAGTGCTTTTTGTGCCTTGTCATATTGGAGGTCTGCAGAGTAAGACAGTGCCAATTCTTTTTTGGCCAATGCCAAAAGATCATTTTGTGCTTTGTCAACATGAGTCAGCGCCTTTTGGTGATAATAGACAGCACTGTCAGACAGTCCCCACTTGCGATAGTAAACACCGAGGTTGGTATAGGCATCGTACAACTTGTCCTCTTGGTGATATGCCAATAGGTATTGGATAGACAATCGACCGGTTTTTAGTGCGTTGGGGTAATCTCCCCATGCATAGTAGATCATGGATAAATTGGCTGCTAAACTGGCTTGATCTGTTGTCAGGTTGTGTTGTACAGCGAGATTGAGCGCCTGCTGTGAAGTATGGACAGCATCGGCATATGCGCCAGTCTCACGATAACAGTGAGTCAACCAAGCAAGGATAGAAACTGTCCATGCGGGCTCGTTGTATTCCAATCTGCTATAGACATCGTGACACTGATGAAATTTTTCTATGGCTGCATAAAAGTCAAATGATTGTGCCAAAGTAACCGCCTCTTGGTAATATTTGGGGTAGCCTTTGTTGTCGTAAGGTGAGTCTGAGACGACCGTTTCTCGGAAGTTGTAGCTGGCCAGATCAGGAAAATTCTCAATGTACATGTCGAGGTAAGCATCCGTTGCGGGGTTGATTTTGAGGGCTGATCGGATCAGAGGTACCGAGGCAGTGAGGTTGCCACTCATCAGCTCTACACCTGCCAAGGCCATCTGTGCATAGGCAAAATCAGGGAAGTAACGAAGACTATTTTCGAAATGAATGCGCATCTGATCTAAGTCACCGAGTGCCCAATAAATCTGTCCCAGGGCAAAGTTGGCCTTGTAGTTTTTGGGAGAAATCTCCAAGGCATGGTTGTAGTGCTCAATGGCTTCATCTGCCATGTCCATGGCAGCATAGTATGAACCCAGCTCCTGATGCAGTTCGAAAAGCTTGGGGTCTATTTCAAGTGCTTTTTGGACGTAAAAGTGTTCTGTTTTAGCCAGTCCTTCGACGGGTTCTTGTGTCCAGAGGTAGTAGTATGCACGGCCATTGTCAGGAAAACGAAGGTTGACATATTGAAAGTCTGTCTTGGCATTTTCTCGTTGCTCGTTGTAGAGGTACATCAGACCACGGAGCAGAAGATTGTCTGCTCGGTCAGGGTATTGTTTGTCCAGTGTTTTGGCTAGGCCAAGCGCCTGATTGTAATTAGTCTTGGCAGCTCCTGTATTGCCGTTGAATTGTAACTGATTGCCTAACTCGAATAACGAACGAACCATTCCTTGCAGTGCTGTTTCACTGTTGGCCTTTTCATTGGATTTTTGGAATGCTTTGAACGCCTCCTCATAAACCAAGTCTTCGTACAAAGCTTGGGCTTGGGATAGCATGCTTTGTGCATCGTTTTTTTGTGCCCAAAGGGAAGTGTTAGCAGATAGAATGAATAGGATGAGGAGATAAGGCCGTAGGTTTTTCACAGGTGTCTGGTTTTGCTTGCAAGATTACTTCAAATTCAATTGTTTAAAAAAAGTTATAAAGTTCAAAAGTTGAAAGTGGGAAAGTTTGCTTGCAAATAAGCCCCTTAGGGTCACGAGTCCCCCATCTTGTCCTTTAGTAGTTTCAAGACCAATGCGCCAAGCACGCCACCTAGGATTGATACCAAGAGATTGATCACAAGTAGGAGAAGATTGAGTTCACCGCCATCGACTATGCTAGTAGGATCAAAGCCCATTCGTCCCAAGGACTTGATCAAGAAGATGCTCCCAAATACACCTGCGATGCTGTTGCTCGTCATTCCGAATTGGAAGCGAGGCATCAGCCAGCCCAAGCCATTCGCTCCCGCAATGCCACAGATGATGCTCAGTAAGGAAATGGAGGTTTCGGTCACAATGGGTTGAAAGTTTGAAAGTTAAAAGTTTGAAAGTCGTCGATGGTCAATAGTCCATGGTTGTCTTGATTCTTAATTCTTGTTTTCTTGATTCAAGTCAGTCGACTGTAGCGCCAAGCGACAATCAATGTCCATAATCCATGTCGTCAATCTTACCTGCTGTGAGTCTCTTTTGGATGAACATATAGACAGCTCCTAGTAGTACACCTACGATGATCCAATTCACTGCTACTGACATGCCGTATTCGGTTGTGCTGGTATTGTAGATGGTGAGAGATTCGTTCACATCATTGGTGGAGGGCAGGATCATAGGGAAAATAGAGGCCAAGGAAGAGGTGATTCCTCCTACGATGACCAAAGACGAACTCCCAAACTTCATGCGGTCGCTTTTAGTGAAGAACAAGCCTGCTATCCCTGCAAGGTAAATGAGCGGAAATACGATCAACAGGGGCTTATCTGCAAAGTTCCCGAAAGGTTGGGGATGAATGACATGCCATACGATCAGAGAGAAGATCGTCAGTGCTACCAGTACCAAGCTCAATCGGAAGATGACTGTTTTGAGTTTTTCGTTGATGGAGGAGTTGGTTTTGAGGCGAATCCAGTTGGCGCCATGGATGGCTAGGGTCACCACGGCGATCACTCCGATGATGACGGTGAACCAGTCGATCACTCCGGGGTGCGTCCGCTCGGGACTAAAGTGCGCATTCCATAGTGGGAGGAAAAAATAATGAGCCTCATAGGCAGATATGTCGTTTTCGACTCCACCGAGATTGACACCACGCACGACATTGCCCAATGCTATGCCAAAAAATAGTGCCAAGAGCAAACTCGATACGCCGAATGATTTGTCCCAGATACTTTTCCACATCGGATAGTCAAATTGACCTCTCAGTTCCAGTCCAATGGCTCTGAATATCATCAGCCACAGCACCAGAATCAGCGGCAAGTAAAAACCACTGAACACCGAGGCATAAAAGGTAGGGAACGCCATGAACAACAAGCCTCCCCCTGCAACGAGCCAGACCTCGTTGGAGTCCCAAAACAAACCTGCCGCTTTCGCGATGACTGCTTTGTCTTTTTCTTCCTTGGCCATGAACAAATGAATGATACCTGTGCCAAAATCATAGCCATCCAGTATGAAAAATACAGTCAGTACGATAGCGATAATGATATACCAAAAGATCTCCATGATTTAGTGTGTTTGAGGTTTAGGGCCAGCGTAGATCGCTTTTCCGACTAGGAGTAAAAACAACAGACCGAGTAAGAGGTACAAGCCCACAAAGCCTAGTAGCGTGAACAGTGTATTGCCTGATGATACGGTAGGAGAGATGCCGTCAATTGTACGGAGCAATCCATAGACTAAATAAGGTTGACGACCCAGCTCTGCGACATACCATCCCGTGATGTTGGCGATGTAGGGGAAGGGAAACAGGAACATAATCACCCACAGCAGCGGGGCAAAGCTGTACAGTTTTTTCCTCCAAAGCAGGAAGGCTGCCAAGGCCATCACGCCGATGAAGATCGTGCCCAGCCCCACCATCATGTGGTAGGAATAGTAGAGTGCGGGGATGTTTTGTGGGAGTTCTGATTTGTCAAACTCCTCCATGCCCTTGACCTGCTTGTCCCATTCTTGGTAGGTGAGGAAGCTAAGGATGTTGGGTACGGCGATTTTGTTGTCGAGCTTCTTCTCGACCATGTTGGGCTGGCCGATCAGGACGATCTCTGCGCCTCCGTCTTCGGTATGGAAGATGCCCTCCATCGCGGCAAAGGCTGCGGGCTGATACTTGACGACATTCTTGGCATTCCAGTCACCAGTCGGGAAGGCCACCAATAGACTGGACACCAAACCGAAGAGGATGCCTGTCTTGAGGAAGAGTTTGCCATACTCCTCGTTCTTTTGACTCAAGAGGTAGAAAGCGCCGATGCTCGCCACGACAAAGGAAGAGGTCACCACAGAGGCCATCTGGTTGTGCAAGAAGGCAGGAAGCAACCAAGGGTTGCTAAATAATGCCGTGAAGTGCGTCAGCACGAATTGGCCATTGGCGAGGATCTCGTAACCTACGGGGTGCTGCATCCAAGCGTTGGTGGCGAGGATGAAGTAGCCACTCGCCCATGAACCCAGAAAGACCAGAAAGCCCGTCAGTAGGTGCAGCTTTTGCCCCATCAGCTTCTCTCCAAAAATGAAGAGTGCTAGAAATGAGGACTCCAGAAAAAAAGAAAATGTACCCTCCATCGCCAAGGTCTGTCCGATGATGTTGCCTGTGAGTTCGGAGAACTTGGCCCAGTTGGTACCGAACTGAAACTCCATGGGGATGCCTGTGATGACACCCATTGTGAAGTTGATGGCAAAGATCTTCATGAAGAACTTGGCGGCATCATTGTAGGTCTCGGTTTTAGTCCTCAGGTACTGCCATTTGAAGTAGACGATGATCAGCGACAGTCCCATGGTCAGCTGAGGAAATAGGTAGTGAAAGGTGATAGTGAATGCAAACTGCAGCCTATCATAGAATATCATATCTTCCATGGTAGTGGGTTAGAATCTGAGGTCAAAGCTAGCATCAAAGTCCAGATTAGAGAAGCATCACCGCTGGAAGTTTTCATGTTCTTTGTCATGGCCAAAACAACCTGGGCTTTTACTCTTCTGTCTGGAGATAGTTCGGGATGGAAGTGTTTAGTTTTTTAGGTGAATCCCACATCTTCATTTCCGAACCAATAGGAGTTTGCTATTGTACAATTTGGGATTCAAAATGAATAAGATATTAGCTAGAGCTGTGAATTAGTTTTTCTTCACAAACTTGGTAAGGATGACGATGTGCTGACCATTGACTTTGCCTTCAATGTGTTCTGCATTGTCGTAGGTCAAGGTGATGTTTCGGACAGCAGTACCACGCTTGGCAGTGAAGTTGGCTCCCTTTACATTGAGATCCTTGATCAGCGTCACAGTGTCTCCAGCTGACAGCAGAGCGCCGTTGCTATCTACATGCTTGAGAGCGGTTGATTCCCCGTTTTCTGTCAAGCCATCTTTGGCCCATGTCAGGGTTTCCTCATCAAGGTAGAGCATTTCTAGTAGGTTTTGAGCCCAGCCCTCGTTGATCAGTTGCGTGAGAGTCCTCCATGCCAATACCTGTACGGCGGGTACTTCGCTCCACATGCTTTCGTTGAGGCAGTGCCAATGTTGTGTTTGTAATTTTTCAGGATTTAATACCTGATCCAGACAAGTGTCGCATAGTAGTGCGTTTTCAGAGATGTCCTGCCCTGTTTTGGGTGTGACAATGTGTACCGACAGATCGCCAGTTGCATTACATAGTTCACATTTGGATCCACTTCTGTTATGCAATTTTTGTTCAATATTCAT is part of the Reichenbachiella agarivorans genome and harbors:
- a CDS encoding PhnA domain-containing protein — protein: MNIEQKLHNRSGSKCELCNATGDLSVHIVTPKTGQDISENALLCDTCLDQVLNPEKLQTQHWHCLNESMWSEVPAVQVLAWRTLTQLINEGWAQNLLEMLYLDEETLTWAKDGLTENGESTALKHVDSNGALLSAGDTVTLIKDLNVKGANFTAKRGTAVRNITLTYDNAEHIEGKVNGQHIVILTKFVKKN
- a CDS encoding GlxA family transcriptional regulator — translated: MKHISILVPEGDTSLSNLEATYKMFTMTNGHLARVGQSQRFDVHLVGLTKRNQLSNGIFRIHPDTTIDEVSKTDLIIIPAIHGDIHTVLKLNQAFIPWIVGQYAKGAEVASLCIGAFLLAKTGLLDGKNCATHWLMTKEFRDMYPDVNLVDDKIITDEQGIYTSGGAYSSLNLNLYLIEKFVNRDMAILSSKIFEIDINRHSQSPFIIFKGQKDHEDEVVVQAQEYIETHFAEKISIDELCDRFSTGRRTFERRFKKATSNTIVEYLQRVRVEAAKKLLESDRAGVNQVMYEVGYTDTKAFRELFKKIAGMSPLDYRNRYCKQAVMNPTIG
- a CDS encoding VOC family protein; this encodes MKQELWLNLPVRDLTKTKAFFSALGFEALRDAPEMIGFKIGGVPVMMVTKTQFEKYALQTITDTTKSTEVLISIGAPDRAYIDDMVLKVEAAGGKVFSSPADIQGWMYGCAFADLDGHRWNLLYMDHHKM
- a CDS encoding cold-shock protein yields the protein MNNGTVKFFNESKGYGFVIDSDTKKEYFVHVSGLVDDVKEGDHVEFELKEGKKGLNAVSVRAI
- a CDS encoding universal stress protein, whose translation is MNIINHILIPIDFSNSAMSAIQYAIGMSKGDRKIKYTLLNVSSDKNQLTEVEYKLDQIASDLFEPFGIPCEVLVTTGLLADNIIQLKEKLKVDLIIMGTGGSENTNNKTHTVEILEKVNCPVWIIPENTHGFQLRNIAMALDENEWDSPAGLRFFHDIAKWYNAKVHLLKIDTENQIQGPASLKKESTMEYYLDNLDYHYSFPKNSDIEDGINTYVLAHQIDTLAIIPRIHAVHNPPSKGKLTKVLALHSKIPLLVID
- a CDS encoding YdcF family protein, producing the protein MKNVLFLVLLLFSMSGCMVSQDNCCKLLIEAESQTFDVIVVPGIPYENGDWDMVMRGRVYWSKYLYDRGIAKNIMYSGSSVYSPYYEAKIMALYAQKLGVPDSVIYTEIRAEHSTENIYYSYKKSKNLGFDKIALATDPFQTKMLRSFIKKKVDPSIALIPFVIDTLRKLNTDSLTITINDSSAFNPNFVSIKERESFWKRLSGTRGHNLNESYYSDGKLEDEGI
- a CDS encoding CHAT domain-containing protein yields the protein MKNLRPYLLILFILSANTSLWAQKNDAQSMLSQAQALYEDLVYEEAFKAFQKSNEKANSETALQGMVRSLFELGNQLQFNGNTGAAKTNYNQALGLAKTLDKQYPDRADNLLLRGLMYLYNEQRENAKTDFQYVNLRFPDNGRAYYYLWTQEPVEGLAKTEHFYVQKALEIDPKLFELHQELGSYYAAMDMADEAIEHYNHALEISPKNYKANFALGQIYWALGDLDQMRIHFENSLRYFPDFAYAQMALAGVELMSGNLTASVPLIRSALKINPATDAYLDMYIENFPDLASYNFRETVVSDSPYDNKGYPKYYQEAVTLAQSFDFYAAIEKFHQCHDVYSRLEYNEPAWTVSILAWLTHCYRETGAYADAVHTSQQALNLAVQHNLTTDQASLAANLSMIYYAWGDYPNALKTGRLSIQYLLAYHQEDKLYDAYTNLGVYYRKWGLSDSAVYYHQKALTHVDKAQNDLLALAKKELALSYSADLQYDKAQKALEEMLDLQKNHDMKGQESALDFGSAQVYYQAGMYNEANEYIEKSFPYFQSLQESNPIHLSLTPFIQNYIGITVNLDQIDLAYHNYVALNFNLIGQIKDFFPAMNENGKLLFYREVKQYFESFNSFAVNHTNMNQEVLTQMYENQLMIKGLLFNNAIKIQRSVLNSDDQNLKKLYTQLITKKNLLARSITFDEEERSSRNINVDKIQLQIDSLETQLLRSDINLSTNQVYEENLVKKVKGQLKPNEAAIEIVRFRNYDFAKGGSFTDQVQYLALILRGDRDMIDYVMLDQGNELENRHYLAYVNAIEYELEDRVSHDLFWSPIKEKLAQIQKAYFAGDGIYHKINLNTLYHSQSNQYVIDQLDIRLITSTRDLLKTTPELPKRGDVLLVGFPSFEMDSEPNSKIDVDENIDMMGTRAFTSLEYLTPLPGTYSEVNKIATLLKSSKWKTKVLTGNAALEGTIKAVSSPTILHIATHGYFEESSDRDNPLLYSGLFLSGATSNYRLKKQEGEDGILTAYEAMHLNLSQTQMVVLSACETGMGRIENGEGVYGLQRAFLIAGSKSVIMSMWKVNDQTTMELMSDFYARLETARDKHVTFREAQLALKELHPSPKYWGAFNIVGK
- the cydB gene encoding cytochrome d ubiquinol oxidase subunit II, yielding MEIFWYIIIAIVLTVFFILDGYDFGTGIIHLFMAKEEKDKAVIAKAAGLFWDSNEVWLVAGGGLLFMAFPTFYASVFSGFYLPLILVLWLMIFRAIGLELRGQFDYPMWKSIWDKSFGVSSLLLALFFGIALGNVVRGVNLGGVENDISAYEAHYFFLPLWNAHFSPERTHPGVIDWFTVIIGVIAVVTLAIHGANWIRLKTNSSINEKLKTVIFRLSLVLVALTIFSLIVWHVIHPQPFGNFADKPLLIVFPLIYLAGIAGLFFTKSDRMKFGSSSLVIVGGITSSLASIFPMILPSTNDVNESLTIYNTSTTEYGMSVAVNWIIVGVLLGAVYMFIQKRLTAGKIDDMDYGH
- a CDS encoding cytochrome ubiquinol oxidase subunit I, which translates into the protein MEDMIFYDRLQFAFTITFHYLFPQLTMGLSLIIVYFKWQYLRTKTETYNDAAKFFMKIFAINFTMGVITGIPMEFQFGTNWAKFSELTGNIIGQTLAMEGTFSFFLESSFLALFIFGEKLMGQKLHLLTGFLVFLGSWASGYFILATNAWMQHPVGYEILANGQFVLTHFTALFSNPWLLPAFLHNQMASVVTSSFVVASIGAFYLLSQKNEEYGKLFLKTGILFGLVSSLLVAFPTGDWNAKNVVKYQPAAFAAMEGIFHTEDGGAEIVLIGQPNMVEKKLDNKIAVPNILSFLTYQEWDKQVKGMEEFDKSELPQNIPALYYSYHMMVGLGTIFIGVMALAAFLLWRKKLYSFAPLLWVIMFLFPFPYIANITGWYVAELGRQPYLVYGLLRTIDGISPTVSSGNTLFTLLGFVGLYLLLGLLFLLLVGKAIYAGPKPQTH